One Podarcis muralis chromosome 1, rPodMur119.hap1.1, whole genome shotgun sequence genomic window carries:
- the LOC144326954 gene encoding alpha-1-antitrypsin-like, whose translation MKALITLSLLLSVLRVHCHHVPGQPKDSEGHGDKMIFEHPHPSVEEEQGQNLTYAHEIAPSNANFAFRFHKQIALGEAAKNIFFSPVSISSIFAALTLGAKSETQSQIYKGLAFNLSETEEHKIHKGFHQLISALNDPNNKALINTGNALFIDEPLKILPKFLEDVKTLYGAEAFSSNFQNSSGAKTQINDYVQAKTHGKIPHAVDELDPTTVMVLLNYIFFKAHWKYPFNTHFTKEEDFFVDANTTVKVNLMYRNGYYNFLHDDELSCSVVEIPYKGDASAWFILPDEGKMKQVEDGLSMEFLDRCKRSFIYEEMHLYLPKISISGSYDVKDTLQRMGVTDVFSEKNADLSGITSEPDLYVSKAIHKAVVDIHEGGTEAAGVTVIELSPRFGGLAPNPIFKINRPYLLLIMEKKTHSALFLGKIVNPTEK comes from the exons ATGAAGGCCTTAATCACCCTCTCCTTACTACTGAGTGTTCTCCGAGTTCACTGTCACCACGTCCCAGGACAGCCtaaggactctgagggtcatggAGATAAAATGATATTTGAACACCCACATCCTTCTGTGGAAGAAGAACAGGGTCAGAACTTGACGTACGCTCATGAGATTGCTCCCAGTAATGCCAACTTTGCATTTAGATTCCACAAACAAATAGCTTTAGGTGAAGCtgccaaaaatattttcttctctcCAGTCAGCATCTCCAGCATTTTTGCAGCACTGACGCTGGGTGCCAAATCTGAAACACAAAGCCAAATTTACAAAGGACTTGCTTTTAACCTTTCGGAGACAGAAGAGCACAAAATACACAAAGGATTCCATCAGCTCATCAGTGCCCTGAATGATCCAAACAACAAGGCCCTGATTAACACAGGGAATGCCTTATTCATAGATGAGCCACTGAAAATACTTCCAAAATTCCTGGAAGATGTCAAAACCTTGTATGGAGCTGAAGCCTTTTCATCCAACTTCCAGAATTCATCGGGAGCTAAAACTCAAATAAATGATTATGTGCAGGCCAAAACTCATGGGAAAATACCCCATGCGGTTGATGAGCTTGATCCAACGACTGTGATGGTTTTACTGAACTACATCTTCTTCAAAG CCCATTGGAAATATCCTTTCAACACTCACTTTACAaaggaagaagatttttttgtagATGCAAACACAACTGTGAAAGTCAACCTAATGTATCGAAATGGCTATTACAACTTCCTCCATGATGACGAGCTGTCTTGCTCAGTGGTGGAAATTCCATATAAAGGAGATGCCAGCGCATGGTTCATTCTGCCAGATGAAGGGAAAATGAAGCAGGTGGAGGATGGCTTGAGCATGGAATTTCTGGATAGATGTAAAAGATCCTTCATATACGA AGAAATGCACCTGTACCTTCCAAAAATTTCCATTTCTGGATCCTATGATGTCAAAGACACATTGCAGAGAATGGGTGTGACTGATGTCTTTAGCGAGAAGAATGCTGACCTGTCTGGAATTACCAGTGAGCCCGATCTGTATGTTTCCAAA GCCATTCACAAGGCTGTCGTGGACATTCATGAGGGTGGCACTGAAGCCGCCGGAGTCACAGTTATAGAGCTTTCACCAAGGTTTGGAGGTCTTGCTCCTAATCCTATCTTTAAGATCAACAGACCCTACCTCCTTCTAATTatggaaaagaaaacacacagtgCCCTCTTCTTAGGGAAAATTGTGAACCCGACTGAAAAATGA